One window from the genome of Cyclobacterium amurskyense encodes:
- a CDS encoding Gfo/Idh/MocA family protein, translating to MDQNNKNRRSFLKSTGTAIVGGSVLPFGFNIREGFAAQKSTLKVGLIGCGGRGTGAAAQALKADKDAELTCMGDIFEDYLEESYQSLKKMNAEQVKVDDEHKFVGFDAIQRVLESDVDVVILTTPPAFRPAHFKAAVEAGKHVFCEKPVAVDAPGVRSVLESARLAKEKGLSVVSGFTFRYDFPKRALFERIRNGEIGDITNVFTARNGGGLWYKERQESWTEMEYQLRNWYYYNWLSGDYIVEMMVHSLDLMSWAFNDRLPIRVMGTGGRQARTEEKWGNIYDHFSVEYEYENNLKGVHFSRQMKGCSNTNKVDITGTEGFATVDVGKRVHATMGAERWDYDGPSNNPYETQHEELFASIRAGEGKNEGELMANSTMLAIIGRMVGYSGQTMTWEEAMKSEVKLGPAAADYRWDLVVDVPQVPIPGITKDV from the coding sequence ATGGATCAAAATAATAAAAATCGCCGATCATTTTTAAAATCTACCGGAACAGCTATTGTGGGTGGATCAGTATTGCCCTTTGGTTTCAATATCAGAGAAGGATTTGCGGCTCAGAAGTCCACCCTTAAGGTAGGCCTAATAGGTTGTGGTGGAAGAGGAACTGGAGCAGCCGCACAAGCACTAAAAGCGGATAAGGATGCAGAGCTAACTTGCATGGGAGATATTTTCGAGGATTACCTTGAAGAATCTTACCAGTCCTTAAAGAAAATGAACGCAGAACAGGTTAAAGTTGATGATGAGCATAAGTTTGTAGGCTTTGATGCTATACAGAGAGTGCTTGAATCTGACGTTGATGTTGTCATATTGACGACTCCACCAGCTTTTAGGCCAGCCCACTTTAAAGCAGCTGTAGAGGCTGGTAAGCATGTTTTTTGTGAAAAACCTGTAGCCGTAGATGCTCCTGGTGTAAGAAGTGTCTTGGAATCTGCCAGGTTGGCAAAAGAAAAAGGATTGTCTGTAGTATCAGGCTTTACATTTAGGTATGATTTTCCTAAAAGGGCTTTGTTTGAAAGAATCAGAAATGGAGAAATTGGAGACATTACCAATGTATTCACGGCAAGAAATGGTGGCGGTTTATGGTATAAAGAACGTCAGGAGAGCTGGACAGAGATGGAGTACCAATTGAGAAACTGGTATTATTACAACTGGTTGTCTGGAGATTATATTGTGGAGATGATGGTACATAGCCTTGACTTAATGTCTTGGGCATTCAATGATCGATTACCAATTAGGGTAATGGGAACTGGTGGAAGACAAGCAAGGACTGAAGAGAAATGGGGGAATATTTACGATCATTTCTCTGTTGAATATGAATATGAAAACAATCTAAAGGGTGTGCACTTTAGCAGACAGATGAAAGGATGCTCAAACACCAATAAAGTAGATATTACTGGTACAGAGGGTTTTGCTACAGTAGATGTAGGTAAAAGAGTTCATGCCACTATGGGTGCGGAACGTTGGGACTATGATGGGCCATCAAACAACCCTTACGAAACCCAACACGAAGAACTTTTTGCTTCCATCAGAGCTGGTGAAGGAAAGAATGAAGGTGAGTTAATGGCAAACAGTACCATGCTCGCGATTATTGGCCGAATGGTTGGCTACAGTGGTCAGACAATGACCTGGGAAGAAGCCATGAAAAGTGAGGTTAAACTGGGACCTGCAGCTGCAGATTACCGATGGGATTTGGTGGTTGATGTACCACAGGTGCCGATTCCTGGAATTACTAAAGATGTATAA
- a CDS encoding 3-keto-disaccharide hydrolase: protein MRTIYKCLTALFLFGMFSEAAIAQEKLFKFGTEQDLSALVQGKKSKGKPINWIDVNTGKDTWRFDGDELVCEGLPIGVIRSENQYENFIMYVEWKHMSDGGNSGTFVWSDATPGPNDLPNGLEVQMLELDWVNQHKNDKGELPPIAYVHGELFGVGGVETVPDTPRGTRSKSIENRCLGKGQWNTYVVVAVDGVVKLSVNGKFVNGISKASQKKGYICLESEGAPIHFRNLTVTELPAGVTSPEQVAPLLPNP, encoded by the coding sequence ATGAGGACAATATATAAGTGTTTGACTGCATTATTCCTTTTCGGAATGTTTTCAGAGGCAGCAATTGCACAAGAAAAGCTGTTTAAATTTGGGACCGAACAAGACCTAAGCGCTTTAGTACAAGGTAAAAAAAGCAAGGGCAAACCAATCAATTGGATTGATGTCAATACCGGTAAGGATACCTGGAGGTTTGATGGCGATGAATTGGTTTGCGAAGGATTGCCAATTGGCGTTATCCGTTCAGAAAATCAATACGAAAATTTCATCATGTATGTGGAATGGAAACACATGTCAGATGGAGGGAATTCCGGAACCTTTGTTTGGTCAGACGCTACTCCTGGACCAAATGACTTACCGAATGGCCTGGAAGTTCAAATGCTTGAGCTGGATTGGGTAAACCAACATAAAAATGACAAGGGCGAGTTGCCTCCAATTGCTTATGTTCATGGGGAATTATTTGGTGTCGGTGGTGTAGAAACGGTACCGGACACGCCAAGAGGAACCCGTAGTAAATCCATAGAAAACCGTTGCTTAGGTAAAGGACAGTGGAATACTTATGTAGTCGTAGCAGTGGATGGTGTTGTTAAACTTTCCGTTAATGGAAAATTTGTAAATGGTATCAGTAAGGCCTCACAGAAAAAGGGATATATCTGCCTTGAATCAGAAGGAGCACCGATTCATTTCAGAAACCTTACCGTAACAGAATTACCAGCAGGAGTTACCTCTCCAGAGCAAGTAGCCCCTTTATTACCTAATCCTTAA
- a CDS encoding phytanoyl-CoA dioxygenase family protein: protein MVSDLSKVHELLSDLFEWPKSEKDWDQYRLTEDQIAFFHTNGYLPNIKLLDHWQVAQLNKELESLTNPNQPGMELFYDFASNESSNPETVLFHSLGHWRIKEGFHDILWNPAFVMAASQLLGDNSVRFWHDQLFCKPAKHGGVVAWHQDYSYWTRSVPMQHLTCWVGLDDVDIDNGCLYYVPKSHEWGLLDKPELAGDMEGLMEYLTEDQKKEFKPVPIEMERGYGSFHHPLMVHGSYENKSERSRRAFVLNVFADGTKSNTEKELLKGVPIFAPGEKLDGQFFPLLFDRSQIG, encoded by the coding sequence ATGGTTAGTGATTTATCAAAAGTTCATGAATTGCTGTCGGATCTTTTTGAATGGCCAAAAAGTGAAAAAGACTGGGATCAATATCGATTGACTGAGGATCAAATAGCATTTTTCCATACCAATGGTTATTTGCCTAATATCAAATTATTGGATCATTGGCAGGTGGCTCAGTTAAACAAAGAGCTTGAAAGTTTAACGAATCCGAATCAGCCTGGTATGGAATTGTTTTATGATTTCGCGTCAAATGAATCTTCAAATCCTGAAACAGTGCTTTTTCACTCTTTGGGGCATTGGCGAATTAAAGAAGGGTTTCACGATATTTTGTGGAACCCTGCATTTGTCATGGCAGCCAGTCAGTTGCTAGGGGATAATTCTGTACGTTTCTGGCATGACCAGTTGTTTTGCAAACCTGCGAAGCATGGGGGAGTTGTAGCCTGGCATCAGGATTACTCCTATTGGACCCGTTCAGTGCCTATGCAACATTTGACCTGCTGGGTGGGTTTGGATGATGTGGATATTGATAATGGTTGTTTGTATTATGTGCCTAAAAGTCACGAGTGGGGATTGTTGGATAAGCCAGAATTGGCTGGTGACATGGAGGGTCTAATGGAGTATCTTACTGAGGACCAAAAAAAGGAATTCAAACCTGTTCCAATAGAAATGGAAAGAGGTTATGGTTCTTTTCATCATCCTCTAATGGTTCATGGTTCTTATGAAAATAAGTCCGAAAGATCCAGAAGGGCATTTGTATTAAATGTCTTTGCCGATGGAACAAAATCAAATACAGAGAAAGAACTATTGAAAGGCGTTCCAATTTTTGCTCCTGGAGAGAAATTAGATGGACAGTTTTTTCCATTATTATTCGATAGGAGTCAAATAGGATAA
- a CDS encoding PVC-type heme-binding CxxCH protein, whose translation MQKKKSNKNILLVGLSIIILLLVFWATLQMWGDSSNEVPGITVPEGFVIEEAVKPGLIKYPMFAVFDDQGNLFVMESSGHTDGTDEILEAPNFQILRLTDADGDGIFDQKTIYADKIPFPMGGAYVDGSLIVTASPDLVKYTDHDGDGVAEDKEVLITGWTLHHNAAILSGPFMGPDGYLYMADARRGFNIQSKEFINFKGKGARIWRCLPNGSQLQSFAGGGFDNSIELAFTPTGDVMGTMTYFTDPQGGYRDALMHWVEDGVYPKYNPVINEDNMVRTGDLMPVMHKMARVSPAGLMRYDGEQWGDEYFGNLFHAEFNTGRIVRTVLTPKGATYEAESHHFMTAGLADFHPTDVLQEPNGDLLVVNTGGWFISGCPLSRTAKPEVSGGIFRIRNTKKSKTDDDPWGNGISWEGLTVPQLVSLFDDSRAKVSHRAGEYLLKEPLVAIPYLVKLLETHPDEAVRVKSVFLLFRTQNPRAWNQLSVGLKDKSDQVKIATARVLGMAEVISAKDQLISLLKNQSNLALARQVAVALGQIGDSQASKPLIQLLNEHPYDRFLEHAVIYALIQMENESELLAEIQNEKFNKAALIALDQKQKGSLNEKVIEPYLNSSDSTVRGTALWVLKNHPDWENAFTSYLKYYFTQGDGLIKELTSVLPAFVNANTVQAFLSQQLEIEDYSAEEKFQILNLLEDNPPKVVSVKLKNSLLGLLDTDDERIQKAVIHLAVQLKANDFIGKFKSMLAGNQNNAALKLAIYEALATMDEPIAKADFEWIGNQLLVKGQQPLHGTSLNILRNLTLTADEQSWLLDNVFHKAANGDIPYLLELFEGITDANLLGSLEMKLLERKEVWDNLSTDQLAAVFEESSTGKVILDSLKVRQEGRLAQLEEMATALVKGDVDRGRAIFFGKGACSTCHAVAGEGQTFGPDLTNIGEIRSKHDILEAMLFPGASFAREYETVSLQTKSSNYLGIVKNYENGRYELAIGPGSTVQIEEEEIIELKEANQSLMPAGLLSNLKNQEISDLMHYLESLPDGIYTRDK comes from the coding sequence ATGCAAAAAAAGAAAAGTAATAAGAATATATTATTAGTAGGACTTTCTATAATTATTCTACTACTTGTATTCTGGGCTACACTTCAAATGTGGGGAGACTCGTCAAATGAAGTGCCAGGTATAACTGTTCCTGAAGGTTTTGTAATAGAAGAGGCAGTTAAGCCTGGTCTAATCAAATATCCAATGTTTGCTGTTTTTGATGATCAGGGTAATCTGTTTGTTATGGAATCAAGTGGACATACTGATGGAACGGATGAAATCCTGGAAGCTCCAAATTTTCAAATTTTGCGATTGACAGATGCTGATGGGGACGGCATATTTGATCAAAAGACCATATATGCTGATAAAATTCCCTTTCCAATGGGTGGTGCGTACGTAGATGGAAGTCTAATTGTTACTGCCTCACCTGATTTGGTTAAGTATACCGACCATGATGGGGACGGTGTAGCTGAGGATAAAGAAGTGCTAATAACTGGTTGGACACTGCATCACAATGCGGCCATTCTAAGTGGTCCATTTATGGGCCCCGACGGATATTTGTACATGGCTGATGCAAGGCGTGGCTTTAATATTCAAAGTAAAGAATTTATCAATTTTAAAGGTAAGGGCGCCAGAATTTGGCGCTGCTTGCCGAATGGATCACAATTGCAGAGTTTTGCAGGAGGTGGTTTTGATAATTCTATTGAATTGGCCTTTACCCCAACTGGAGATGTAATGGGTACTATGACTTATTTTACAGATCCTCAAGGCGGTTATAGAGATGCACTTATGCATTGGGTAGAAGATGGTGTCTATCCGAAATACAATCCTGTCATAAATGAAGATAATATGGTTCGGACAGGAGACCTTATGCCTGTAATGCATAAAATGGCCAGGGTATCTCCGGCCGGCTTGATGCGCTACGATGGTGAGCAATGGGGGGACGAATATTTTGGAAATTTATTTCATGCTGAATTCAATACAGGCAGGATTGTAAGGACTGTACTCACTCCTAAGGGTGCAACATATGAGGCAGAAAGTCATCATTTTATGACAGCTGGTCTTGCGGATTTCCATCCTACGGATGTGCTTCAAGAACCTAATGGGGATTTGTTGGTAGTTAATACAGGAGGTTGGTTTATTTCAGGTTGCCCTTTGAGTAGGACAGCAAAGCCTGAGGTTTCTGGTGGAATTTTCAGGATCAGGAATACAAAAAAATCAAAAACAGATGATGATCCTTGGGGAAACGGCATCTCTTGGGAAGGCCTTACTGTTCCACAGCTTGTAAGTTTATTTGATGATTCAAGGGCTAAGGTTTCTCATAGGGCAGGTGAATACCTGTTAAAGGAACCCTTAGTTGCTATTCCTTACTTGGTGAAATTATTAGAAACTCATCCGGATGAAGCTGTAAGAGTTAAATCCGTATTCTTGCTATTCAGAACCCAGAATCCCAGGGCATGGAATCAATTAAGCGTTGGATTAAAAGACAAAAGTGACCAGGTAAAAATTGCAACGGCTAGGGTTTTGGGAATGGCAGAAGTTATTTCAGCAAAAGATCAATTGATAAGCTTATTGAAAAATCAGAGTAACCTTGCTTTAGCCAGACAAGTGGCTGTCGCCCTTGGACAAATTGGAGACTCTCAGGCAAGCAAGCCATTGATTCAACTATTAAATGAGCATCCATACGATCGGTTTTTAGAGCATGCTGTTATTTATGCTTTGATCCAAATGGAAAACGAAAGTGAATTGTTGGCCGAAATTCAGAATGAAAAATTTAATAAGGCAGCCTTAATTGCCCTTGATCAAAAACAAAAAGGATCACTTAACGAAAAGGTAATTGAACCTTACCTTAATTCATCCGATAGCACTGTAAGAGGAACTGCCCTGTGGGTTTTGAAGAATCACCCTGATTGGGAAAATGCTTTTACAAGTTATTTGAAATATTATTTCACCCAGGGTGATGGGCTTATTAAAGAACTTACAAGTGTTTTACCGGCTTTTGTGAATGCGAATACTGTACAGGCTTTTTTATCCCAACAGTTGGAAATTGAAGATTATTCTGCAGAGGAAAAGTTTCAGATCTTAAATTTACTGGAAGACAATCCTCCGAAAGTGGTTTCAGTTAAGTTGAAAAACAGTTTATTAGGACTGTTGGATACCGATGATGAACGTATTCAGAAGGCAGTGATCCATTTGGCGGTACAATTAAAGGCCAATGACTTTATTGGTAAATTTAAAAGTATGTTGGCAGGTAATCAGAACAACGCTGCTTTAAAATTAGCCATTTATGAAGCTTTAGCCACAATGGACGAACCCATTGCCAAAGCTGATTTTGAATGGATAGGCAATCAATTGCTAGTAAAAGGCCAACAACCACTTCATGGTACTTCTCTAAATATCCTTAGAAATTTGACTTTAACTGCAGATGAGCAATCCTGGCTTCTTGACAATGTCTTTCATAAAGCTGCCAATGGAGATATTCCCTATTTGTTAGAATTGTTTGAGGGGATTACTGATGCCAATTTACTAGGTTCTTTGGAAATGAAATTATTGGAGCGCAAGGAAGTTTGGGATAATTTGTCTACGGATCAATTGGCTGCTGTATTTGAGGAAAGTTCAACTGGAAAGGTTATTTTAGATAGTCTTAAGGTAAGGCAGGAGGGTCGTCTTGCGCAATTGGAAGAAATGGCGACTGCTTTGGTTAAAGGTGATGTTGACAGAGGAAGAGCAATCTTCTTTGGAAAAGGTGCTTGTAGTACTTGTCATGCTGTGGCTGGTGAAGGACAAACCTTTGGCCCTGACCTGACCAATATCGGAGAAATTAGATCTAAACACGATATATTAGAAGCCATGCTTTTCCCAGGGGCAAGTTTTGCAAGGGAATACGAGACGGTCTCTTTACAAACCAAGTCCAGTAATTATTTGGGGATAGTGAAAAATTATGAAAATGGTAGGTATGAGTTGGCAATAGGACCAGGAAGTACAGTGCAAATAGAAGAGGAGGAAATTATTGAATTGAAAGAAGCCAATCAATCCTTGATGCCTGCTGGTTTATTATCAAACTTAAAGAATCAGGAAATCAGTGATTTAATGCACTATCTTGAATCCTTGCCAGATGGTATTTATACCAGAGATAAATAA
- a CDS encoding 3-keto-disaccharide hydrolase — protein sequence MLRKSGFCLVLFFALSMANFSAMAQSFPIELPASWKKGEAIQLFNGENLEYWYTFIKDRGRDEDPKNVFQVADGLLTISGEEWGCITTNNPYDNYILKTSFRWEGETYGDRKEKARDSGLLIHSKGEDGGYSGIWMHGIEVQIIEGGTGDFLAVGDGTETFGLSAPVAKELQGSSHLYEPGGDLVRINKGRINWYGRSPKWTDTIGFRGKKEVEKKVGKWNDLEVQTWEGNIAVFLNGKLVNFATKVQPEFGRIQVQSEGATIQFKEITLFPLIK from the coding sequence ATGCTTAGAAAGTCAGGTTTCTGTTTAGTATTGTTTTTCGCGCTTAGTATGGCAAATTTTTCTGCCATGGCCCAAAGTTTTCCTATTGAGCTACCGGCAAGCTGGAAAAAAGGCGAAGCAATTCAATTATTCAATGGTGAAAATTTAGAATACTGGTATACCTTTATTAAGGATCGTGGGAGAGACGAAGATCCAAAAAATGTATTTCAGGTTGCAGATGGATTATTGACGATTAGCGGAGAAGAATGGGGATGCATTACTACCAACAACCCTTATGATAATTATATTTTGAAAACCTCTTTTCGATGGGAAGGAGAAACATATGGAGATAGAAAGGAAAAGGCCAGAGATAGTGGGCTATTAATTCACTCTAAAGGTGAAGATGGTGGATACAGTGGCATTTGGATGCATGGTATTGAAGTACAGATCATCGAAGGTGGAACAGGCGATTTCTTAGCGGTAGGAGATGGAACTGAAACCTTCGGCTTAAGTGCTCCCGTAGCAAAAGAATTACAAGGTAGTTCACATCTTTATGAACCAGGAGGAGATCTTGTTCGAATCAATAAGGGAAGAATCAACTGGTATGGAAGGTCTCCTAAATGGACAGATACCATAGGTTTCAGGGGAAAGAAAGAAGTAGAGAAAAAAGTTGGAAAGTGGAATGATCTGGAAGTTCAGACTTGGGAAGGCAATATAGCAGTCTTTTTGAACGGTAAGTTGGTAAACTTTGCAACAAAGGTTCAGCCTGAATTTGGTAGAATCCAAGTACAATCAGAAGGGGCTACCATACAATTTAAAGAAATTACCCTTTTTCCATTGATTAAGTAA
- a CDS encoding Gfo/Idh/MocA family protein, whose translation MTQKSIKVLVVGCGNMGASHALAYHQLDGYEIVGLVSGGKTKEVLNEKIGGGYALYDDFYKAMDATKPDAVSISTYPDTHETFAIEAIERGCHVFVEKPLADTVEGARRVVNAATKHNKKLVVGYILRHHPSWENFISVSHKLGKPLVMRMNLNQQSEDKMWTLHRNLMKSLSPIVDCGVHYIDVMCQMTRSKPVQVYAIGARLTEEIPEGNYNYGNLQIRFEDGSVGWYEAGWGPMVSETAFFIKDVFGPKGSVSIVAKEAGGSGKSDSIEAHTKTESLLYHRSELDENEKFAHEDEWIDLTDEPDHNGLCKREQEYFLKAINEDIDLTDHMEDAVNSLRIAFACDESVRTGKVVQL comes from the coding sequence ATGACCCAAAAATCAATTAAAGTATTAGTAGTAGGATGTGGCAATATGGGTGCCTCCCATGCACTGGCTTATCACCAGTTGGATGGCTATGAAATCGTAGGCCTTGTGTCCGGAGGTAAAACCAAGGAAGTACTGAATGAAAAAATCGGTGGTGGTTATGCATTATATGATGACTTTTATAAAGCCATGGATGCAACCAAACCTGATGCAGTAAGCATATCCACTTATCCTGACACACATGAAACATTTGCAATTGAAGCAATAGAGCGTGGCTGCCACGTATTTGTGGAGAAACCACTTGCGGATACTGTAGAAGGAGCAAGGCGTGTAGTAAATGCAGCTACTAAACACAATAAAAAGCTTGTTGTAGGCTATATTCTAAGACACCATCCTTCTTGGGAGAATTTTATCTCTGTTAGCCATAAGTTAGGCAAACCTTTGGTGATGAGAATGAACCTCAATCAACAAAGTGAAGATAAGATGTGGACCCTTCATAGGAATTTAATGAAGAGCTTAAGTCCTATAGTCGATTGTGGAGTACATTATATTGATGTGATGTGTCAAATGACACGTTCCAAACCTGTACAGGTTTATGCAATCGGAGCAAGACTAACTGAAGAAATACCTGAAGGAAACTACAATTATGGTAACCTTCAAATCAGGTTCGAAGATGGATCTGTTGGATGGTATGAAGCTGGTTGGGGTCCTATGGTCAGTGAAACAGCTTTTTTCATAAAAGATGTTTTTGGCCCTAAAGGTTCCGTGTCCATAGTAGCCAAAGAGGCTGGTGGATCAGGTAAATCGGACAGTATAGAAGCACATACAAAAACTGAGTCACTTCTTTATCACAGATCTGAACTTGATGAGAATGAAAAATTTGCTCATGAAGACGAGTGGATTGACCTAACCGATGAACCTGATCACAATGGTTTATGTAAACGTGAGCAGGAGTATTTCTTGAAAGCCATCAATGAGGATATCGACTTGACTGACCATATGGAAGATGCTGTAAACAGCTTAAGAATAGCTTTTGCATGTGATGAATCTGTAAGAACAGGAAAAGTTGTACAATTATAA
- a CDS encoding 3-hydroxyacyl-CoA dehydrogenase family protein, whose translation MSREFDPKTFPIGVIGLGMMGSSIAVCMLIAGHPVTGVELVEGALEDAKLRIKGHFKLAEEKGLLNGPTENYLKNLHVSSDLSTLKDCQLVIESIKEDINIKGDVFKAVDKIVAKDAFITSNTSAIPISDLQVFVSNPERFFGLHWMEPAFTTRFLEVICGDKSDLKKAQFLYDLGELWQKETVLLKKDIPGFIANRLMYAMYREAMHLVDEDYASVEDVDRACRNVAGYFIPMMGVFRWMDFTGIASYRKVMKDLFPTLDNSDAPGKLINKIVDEGGTGIFNGKGFYQYTEEEKKIWQELYSNFSFEIRDLTLKYPADIVQQKLKEKEEKG comes from the coding sequence ATGTCGAGAGAATTTGATCCTAAAACTTTTCCTATAGGTGTTATTGGATTGGGAATGATGGGTAGTAGTATTGCAGTTTGTATGTTAATCGCTGGTCATCCGGTGACGGGCGTTGAATTGGTAGAAGGTGCCCTTGAGGATGCGAAACTTCGGATTAAAGGGCATTTTAAATTGGCTGAGGAGAAAGGGCTATTAAATGGTCCAACTGAGAATTACCTTAAAAATCTTCATGTGTCTTCTGACCTTTCTACGCTTAAGGATTGTCAGCTAGTCATTGAGTCAATTAAAGAGGATATTAATATAAAAGGGGATGTATTTAAAGCTGTGGATAAGATTGTGGCAAAAGATGCATTTATCACTAGTAATACTTCTGCAATACCAATAAGTGATTTGCAAGTTTTTGTAAGTAATCCAGAACGGTTTTTTGGCTTACACTGGATGGAACCTGCTTTTACTACCCGCTTTCTGGAGGTGATATGCGGAGATAAAAGTGATTTGAAAAAAGCACAATTTCTTTACGATTTGGGAGAATTGTGGCAGAAAGAAACCGTTTTATTAAAGAAGGATATTCCCGGGTTTATAGCCAACAGGTTAATGTATGCCATGTACAGAGAAGCCATGCACCTGGTGGATGAAGACTATGCTTCAGTGGAAGATGTTGATAGGGCATGTAGAAATGTAGCAGGCTATTTTATTCCTATGATGGGGGTTTTTCGTTGGATGGATTTCACAGGAATAGCTTCTTATCGTAAAGTGATGAAGGACCTTTTTCCTACCTTAGATAATTCCGATGCCCCAGGTAAACTCATCAATAAGATTGTCGATGAAGGAGGAACTGGGATATTTAATGGCAAAGGCTTTTATCAATACACAGAAGAGGAAAAAAAGATTTGGCAGGAACTTTACAGTAATTTCTCCTTTGAGATCAGAGACTTGACCCTGAAATATCCAGCGGATATCGTTCAGCAAAAGTTGAAAGAGAAAGAAGAAAAAGGATAA
- the miaE gene encoding tRNA-(ms[2]io[6]A)-hydroxylase codes for MKYAIDLKVPSSQEWLNMVMGDFNSFLQDHADCERKASAMATSLIAKYPDREKIIPDMIETAIEELEHFQDVFELMQQRGVPLNKDMKEDLYIKQLMPLTHGGTSESRFLSRLLMGSIVECRGCERFKMISEAHENPALKKFYKTLWTSEAKHGNIFVELALQYFDEETVYKRLHEMMEFEGEVIKNLPLKAALH; via the coding sequence ATGAAATACGCCATTGATCTTAAAGTTCCTTCATCCCAAGAATGGCTAAATATGGTAATGGGAGATTTTAATTCCTTCCTACAAGACCATGCAGATTGTGAAAGAAAAGCCTCTGCCATGGCAACATCATTAATTGCCAAGTACCCGGACCGAGAAAAAATTATTCCTGACATGATCGAAACAGCGATAGAGGAATTAGAGCATTTTCAAGATGTTTTTGAACTAATGCAACAAAGAGGGGTGCCATTGAATAAAGATATGAAAGAGGACCTTTATATCAAGCAGTTAATGCCTCTTACCCATGGAGGGACAAGTGAAAGTAGGTTTTTATCCAGGCTTCTAATGGGGTCCATAGTAGAATGCAGGGGTTGTGAGCGCTTCAAAATGATTTCTGAAGCACATGAAAACCCTGCATTGAAAAAATTTTATAAAACCCTTTGGACATCTGAAGCCAAACATGGAAATATTTTTGTAGAACTGGCCTTACAGTATTTCGATGAAGAAACAGTCTACAAAAGATTACATGAAATGATGGAATTTGAAGGTGAAGTAATTAAGAACTTACCACTAAAGGCAGCTTTACATTAA
- a CDS encoding glycosyltransferase — MAQGIAKITDNYVHRFNVNKAYFQDLPPDELSLIVVIPAFKEPDILPTLKSLEQCKAPQGKVELIIVVNAAENVGLEDLKTNQNTVDQIKFWEKSLLSNVFTIKIIREEQLPKKFAGAGLARKIGMDEALRRWSILPKNGPILCLDADCTVSETYLVSAEKAFSNPLIQLAHFQFEHFYLQEKDAFLRNGIIQYELHLRYHIQGLKWAGYPNAKHTVGSCMAVRASSYAKSGGMNRRKAGEDFYFMHKLLPVCQFTYLEAVVYPSCRSSDRVPFGTGRAQLEFLDSGVQIRNTYHPDTYICLKKFFDLVPSLFNSDQVIENVPDELKKFLLEQHFESRVKDIKSQSSSLKIFIKNFWQWMDGFMVLKMTHYLRDSYFPEQAIDIAANSLIKILEESQSTLSLTELLTKFKQLDLDYFSDGLTMMET; from the coding sequence ATGGCCCAAGGTATTGCAAAAATCACTGATAATTATGTTCATCGTTTTAACGTAAATAAAGCCTATTTTCAGGATCTACCACCCGATGAGCTTTCTTTAATCGTGGTGATTCCTGCATTCAAAGAGCCTGATATTCTGCCAACTTTAAAATCTTTAGAGCAATGTAAGGCACCTCAAGGAAAGGTGGAATTGATAATCGTTGTCAATGCTGCTGAAAATGTTGGTCTTGAAGATTTAAAAACCAATCAAAATACAGTAGACCAAATAAAGTTTTGGGAAAAGAGTTTGTTGTCCAATGTATTTACTATTAAAATTATCAGAGAAGAGCAACTTCCCAAAAAGTTTGCTGGAGCTGGACTTGCCAGAAAAATTGGTATGGACGAAGCTTTAAGAAGATGGTCAATTCTTCCCAAAAATGGCCCTATTCTCTGTTTGGATGCGGATTGTACGGTATCTGAAACTTACTTGGTTTCAGCAGAAAAGGCTTTCTCTAATCCTTTAATCCAACTAGCCCATTTTCAATTTGAACATTTTTATCTCCAGGAAAAGGATGCGTTTTTAAGGAATGGAATTATTCAATATGAACTACATCTAAGGTACCATATTCAAGGGTTAAAATGGGCAGGGTATCCGAATGCCAAACACACCGTAGGTTCATGTATGGCCGTGAGGGCCTCTTCCTATGCCAAGTCAGGTGGAATGAACAGAAGAAAAGCGGGAGAGGACTTTTATTTTATGCATAAATTGCTTCCAGTTTGTCAATTTACTTATTTAGAGGCGGTAGTTTATCCATCTTGTCGCTCTTCTGATAGAGTGCCTTTCGGAACGGGCAGGGCCCAATTGGAATTTTTAGATTCAGGAGTGCAGATAAGAAATACCTATCATCCTGATACCTACATTTGTCTGAAAAAATTCTTTGACCTTGTTCCTAGTCTATTTAATTCTGATCAGGTTATTGAAAATGTACCAGATGAACTTAAAAAGTTTTTGCTTGAACAGCATTTTGAAAGCAGGGTGAAAGATATAAAAAGCCAGTCGAGTTCATTAAAAATCTTTATCAAAAATTTTTGGCAATGGATGGATGGTTTTATGGTGCTTAAGATGACTCATTATTTGAGAGATTCTTACTTCCCAGAACAGGCCATCGATATTGCCGCCAATTCATTGATAAAGATCTTAGAAGAAAGCCAAAGTACATTGTCCTTGACTGAGTTATTGACTAAGTTTAAACAACTTGACTTGGATTATTTTTCTGATGGGCTAACAATGATGGAAACCTGA